The following are encoded together in the Actinomycetota bacterium genome:
- a CDS encoding transglutaminaseTgpA domain-containing protein: GGGAAGLGGVRRRVGGEALVLLVVAGLIGLAMAALLPPPDGGGGGRDNAGRPPGPRPPAGDAPPYLELTDVLDAGGAGTGTGDEVVFRVEARSRALWRTMTFDRYDGRSWRLSADLDPRAFEQAQFRDVTVPPGIGEAPGSPGRDLDQRVTVETARMGLVPAAAQVRRLSLAGAAAAGPDGTVAALPPLGRGATYQARSRQAPNTPESLRPHDATVDGVPPEVGRLYLGFPGLPTRVVELAAEIAAGAPTQYDRTEAVIAWLRDNTTVRNDTGALPPGEDPLDAFLFGDRAGSAQQAATAAAVMLRSLSAPARIAVGYLPGDRGRFGGPFTVREGHAHAWVEVWFPAVGWVPFDPAGRFDAPAVTDGPSWARLMWWLLAALAVAALAWVAWRWRARRRRLQARPWSTRTYERLTRAGGRHGRPHQPAETPSEYCHALAGRLAEPRLVGVGELVTSAAWSGREPPAEARARAEAVVAAVEQSAPRRPRRGPKALVTPVRRRA; this comes from the coding sequence GGCGGGGGCGGGCGTGACAACGCGGGGCGGCCGCCGGGGCCGCGTCCCCCGGCGGGAGACGCACCGCCTTACCTGGAGCTGACCGACGTGCTCGACGCCGGCGGGGCCGGGACGGGCACGGGCGACGAAGTCGTGTTCCGGGTCGAGGCCCGCTCTCGGGCGCTGTGGCGCACGATGACCTTCGACCGCTACGACGGGCGCAGCTGGCGGCTGTCGGCCGACCTCGACCCGCGGGCCTTCGAGCAGGCCCAGTTCCGGGACGTGACCGTCCCGCCCGGCATCGGCGAGGCCCCGGGCTCGCCCGGGCGCGACCTCGACCAGCGGGTGACCGTGGAGACGGCCCGGATGGGGCTGGTGCCGGCGGCCGCCCAGGTCCGCCGGCTGTCGCTCGCCGGGGCGGCCGCGGCCGGTCCCGACGGCACGGTCGCCGCCCTGCCGCCCCTGGGCCGGGGGGCCACCTACCAAGCCCGCAGCCGCCAGGCCCCCAACACGCCCGAGTCCCTGCGGCCCCACGACGCGACCGTCGACGGCGTGCCGCCCGAGGTGGGCCGTCTCTACCTCGGCTTCCCGGGCCTGCCCACCCGGGTCGTCGAGCTGGCGGCCGAGATCGCGGCCGGGGCGCCCACCCAGTACGACCGGACCGAGGCCGTGATCGCCTGGCTGCGGGACAACACGACGGTCCGCAACGACACTGGTGCCCTGCCCCCCGGGGAGGACCCGCTCGACGCCTTCCTGTTCGGGGACCGGGCCGGTTCGGCCCAGCAAGCAGCCACCGCCGCAGCCGTCATGCTGCGCTCGCTCTCCGCCCCGGCTCGTATCGCCGTCGGTTACCTGCCCGGGGACCGGGGCCGCTTCGGCGGCCCGTTCACCGTGCGGGAGGGCCATGCCCACGCCTGGGTGGAGGTCTGGTTCCCGGCCGTCGGCTGGGTGCCCTTCGACCCCGCGGGACGCTTCGACGCCCCGGCGGTGACCGACGGGCCGTCGTGGGCCCGCCTGATGTGGTGGCTCCTGGCCGCTCTGGCCGTCGCCGCCCTGGCCTGGGTGGCCTGGCGCTGGCGGGCCCGGCGGCGCCGGCTGCAGGCCCGCCCGTGGTCCACGCGCACCTACGAGCGGCTGACCAGGGCGGGCGGCCGCCACGGCCGGCCCCACCAGCCGGCCGAGACCCCCTCGGAGTACTGCCACGCGCTGGCCGGCCGGTTGGCCGAACCCCGGCTCGTGGGCGTGGGCGAACTGGTGACGTCGGCCGCCTGGTCGGGCCGGGAACCGCCGGCCGAGGCCCGGGCCCGGGCCGAGGCGGTGGTGGCCGCCGTCGAACAGAGCGCCCCCCGGCGGCCCCGGCGGGGCCCCAAGGCGCTGGTGACCCCCGTCCGGCGGCGGGCGTGA